From Halorientalis litorea:
CTCGCCCGACCAGATGGAACTCGACGCCCGCGACGTTGTGGCCAGGGCCATCCGGTCGGAAATCGACGCCGGCCGCGGCACCGCGAACGGCGGTGTCCACCTCGACATCAGCCACCGTGACCGGGACTTCATCGAGGAGCGTCTGCCCCGGATGTACGAGCGGTTCATGACCCTCGGCGTCGACTTGGCCGAGGAACCCGTCGAGGTGGCTCCGACCGCACACTACACGATGGGCGGCGTCGACGTCGATTTCACCACTGGCGAGACGACAGTCGAGGGTCTCTACGCCGTCGGAGAGACGACGGCGGGCGTCCACGGCGCGAACCGACTGGGCGGCAACTCGCTGGCCGAGACGGTCGCACTCGGGAAGATAGTCGGCGACCACATCGCCACCCACTACGCACCACGGGCACCGACCGATATCCCCGAGCGGTGGCAGACGGCGGCCGCGGAACACTTCGCCACGCTCGACGCCCTCGTGAGTGCCGACGGCGACGTGCGCCCGGAAGAGCTAACGGCGGACCTCGGCGACTTGCTCACCGAACACGCGGGCATCAGCCGGGACGGCGAGTCGCTGGCCGCCGGCCGCGAGAAACTCGCGTCGCTCCGCGAGCGCGCACGCGACCTGCGGGTCGAGGGTGACCGCACGGGGCTCGATTTCGAGTACGCGCTCGATTTGGGCTTCATGTTCACCCTCGCGGAGGCGGTGCTCCGGTCGGCGGCCCACCGCACCGAGTCACGCGGTGCGCACTACCGGACGGACTACCCCGAAACTGACCCCGAGTGGCAGCGCAACGTCCTCGCCGTCGCCGACGACCACGACGAGATGACACTGGCCACACGGGAACCCGGCGACCCCTCTCCGGAGGTGCAGGCGGCACTGGACGATGGGTACGAACTCGACTACCACCACCTCGAATAGTCACTCGTCGTCGCGCAGTTCCATGTCGGCGACGATGTCGTAGGGGTCCCGTCCCTTCCGAATCCCGTCGAGCAACAGGAACGCCTCGTCCGGCGCGAGGAAGTGGCGCGTGACGGCGCGCCCGAGCGGCGTGGGTGACAGACCCTCGATGAACTCGTACTCGATGAGTTTGGCGAGTGCGTGTTTCGTGGGGACGGTCCCGACCATCCGGTCGTTGAGTCGTTTGGCGTGTTCGCCCGCGACGGTGACGTTCGCCAGCGTCTCCTCGACGGCGGACGCCCCGTCGTAGCGCGTGACCACCGGTTCCATCTCCCCTTTGAGGAGTTTGAACGCCACTTCGTCCTCGGACATCTCCATGCTGTTGTGGTACGCGCCGTCCGGTTCGACCAGCATGTACACCGTCCCCTCGTCGTGGTAGTCCGGCCGCCCCGCCCGGCCGAGCATCTGCTCGAACTCCTGGACCGTGAGCCACTCGATGCCCATCGCCAGCGAGTCGAAGATGACCTGCGAGGCGGGGAAGTCCACGCCCGCCGCCAACGCCGCCGTCGTGACGACGGCGGCCAGTTCCTGCTCGGCGAACTGCGACTCGACCATCTTCCGCCGCTTGTAATCTAGCCCGGCGTGATAGGGGGCGGCGGAGTACTGCAACCGACGGGATATCTCGTGACAGCGCCGCCGAGAGTTGGTGAAGATGATGGTCTGTCCGCGATACCCCTTCGAGGATTTCGTGTCGAACGCCCGCTTGACGAGTTTGTCCTCGATGTCGACCTTCTCGCGCCCGTCCGCGAACGTGACGTGACGCTCGATGGGGACCGGACGCTCCTCGAACTCGATGGTCTTTGCACCGAGTTTCTCCCCCAACTGTCCGGGGTTCCCGACTGTCGCCGAGAGGTAAATCCACTGGGTGTCCGACACCCGTTGCTCGCGGGCGTCGCCCGCTCGCTCGTTCCGGGCCGCTCTCGTCGTCCCGCGTTCACAGTAGTATTTCAGCCGCGAGATGAGGCCGTCGAGTCGGTGCCCGCGCTCGTCCTCGCCGAGCGTGTGTACCTCGTCGATGACGACCGTGCCGATGTCGCCGAGGTCCTTCCCCGTCCGCAGCGCGTGGTCGATTCCTTCGTAGGTCCCGACCACGATGTCGGCGTCGGCGTCGAAGCGGTTGCCGTCGTCGTTGATACGACTCGCCCCGACGCGGATGGTCACGTCGGCCACGTCGCCGTACCGTTCCTGAAAGCTCTCGTACTTCTGGTTCGCCAGTGCCACCAGCGGGACGAGAAAGAGCATCTTGCCCTCGCCGTTCAACACGCGGTTCAGCCCCGCCATCTCGCCGATGAGCGTCTTCCCCGTCGCCGTCGCACTCACGACGAGCTGGTCGGTACCGTCGAGGGCACCGTTCTCGACGGCCAGACTCTGGACGGGCAGGAGCGTGTCGAACCGGGATTCGAGTTTCGACTGGATGCCCGGGTGGAGCGAGAGAGAATCGACCGGCACGAGGTCCACGTCGTCGAGCGTCGCGCTGATTTCGTCGAACTTCGTCAGTTCGGGGTCGAGTTGCCCGGCCAGAAGGTTCGTGATACGGTCGAGGTCCTGTACGTCCAACAGCAGGTCTTCGAGTCGGTCCCGGGCGTTCGCGCTGAGGTCGCCCTGTAAGGCGAGTTCGCGGTCCAGTTGTGCGCGGGCGCAGTCGGGGCAGATGTGCTCGTCGTCGCTCTCGATTGCCGTCTCACTTGTCAGCGGCGAGTACCGCCCCTCGCCCGCACAGAGCCGGCACGTCCGGACGACTTTCGCGTCGAGTTGGTAGCCGTCGAGCATCGCTCGAAGCCGCTCGCGCCCGCTCCGCGAGGTCTGCTCGGAGATGCGGATGCGGTCGGCCCGGCGGGCGAGTTCGACGAACTGCTCGGGGTCACGCGGGTCCTCGCTGGTCCCCTCCTTGACACGGAACCGGCCGGGTCGGGGTCCCGCACTGGTCTCTTTGAGTTCGAGGACGGCCTGAAACAGTCGCTCACCGTCCCGTTGGACGACCACGCGGTAGTCGTCGCCGGACTCGTGGAGGAACAGCGTGTCCACCCGCGCAACCTGCTTTGACACGGGCCACGGTACGCGAGTGTCCTATTTCAGCGGTTCGCTTCCTCGTCGTCCAACAGTCGGATGTCGTCGTCGCCCGTCGGCACGGCACAGACGAACGCCCCCTCCTCGTCGCCGTCGTTGCGGTACCAGTGGACGACACCCGCGGGGATGAACAGCGAATCACCCGCGGAGACGGTGTGTTCCGCCCCGTCGACACCCACTGTGTACTCCCCGGCGAGGACGTACTGCTCGTGTTCGACCTCGTTGGTGTGTTTCGGAATCCCACCACCGGGGGCGAGCGTGAACCGACGGATTGCGAGGTTGGGCGCGCCGTGGGCCTCGTTTATCAGGA
This genomic window contains:
- a CDS encoding DEAD/DEAH box helicase, with translation MSKQVARVDTLFLHESGDDYRVVVQRDGERLFQAVLELKETSAGPRPGRFRVKEGTSEDPRDPEQFVELARRADRIRISEQTSRSGRERLRAMLDGYQLDAKVVRTCRLCAGEGRYSPLTSETAIESDDEHICPDCARAQLDRELALQGDLSANARDRLEDLLLDVQDLDRITNLLAGQLDPELTKFDEISATLDDVDLVPVDSLSLHPGIQSKLESRFDTLLPVQSLAVENGALDGTDQLVVSATATGKTLIGEMAGLNRVLNGEGKMLFLVPLVALANQKYESFQERYGDVADVTIRVGASRINDDGNRFDADADIVVGTYEGIDHALRTGKDLGDIGTVVIDEVHTLGEDERGHRLDGLISRLKYYCERGTTRAARNERAGDAREQRVSDTQWIYLSATVGNPGQLGEKLGAKTIEFEERPVPIERHVTFADGREKVDIEDKLVKRAFDTKSSKGYRGQTIIFTNSRRRCHEISRRLQYSAAPYHAGLDYKRRKMVESQFAEQELAAVVTTAALAAGVDFPASQVIFDSLAMGIEWLTVQEFEQMLGRAGRPDYHDEGTVYMLVEPDGAYHNSMEMSEDEVAFKLLKGEMEPVVTRYDGASAVEETLANVTVAGEHAKRLNDRMVGTVPTKHALAKLIEYEFIEGLSPTPLGRAVTRHFLAPDEAFLLLDGIRKGRDPYDIVADMELRDDE
- a CDS encoding cupin domain-containing protein encodes the protein MADTDPEPLIRRADDVEYETVDAADGVEKGVLINEAHGAPNLAIRRFTLAPGGGIPKHTNEVEHEQYVLAGEYTVGVDGAEHTVSAGDSLFIPAGVVHWYRNDGDEEGAFVCAVPTGDDDIRLLDDEEANR